The Sulfitobacter sp. S223 genome has a window encoding:
- the polA gene encoding DNA polymerase I codes for MAFGKGHHLHLIDGSAFIFRAYHALPPLTRKSDGLPIGAVSGFCNMLQRYVEGNAGGDVTHVAVIFDKGSHTFRNEMYDQYKANREAMPEDLRPQIPLTREATIAFNIACEEKEGYEADDIIATLAVQAREAGGRCTIISSDKDLMQLVGGGVEMFDAMKNNTIDRDGVHAKFGVFPERVVDVQALAGDSVDNVPGAPGIGIKTAALLINEYGDLDALLERASEIKQPKRRQTLIDNADQIRLSRQLVQLDEKTPLDFTLDDLEVREPDPEKLMEFLSKMEFRTLTKRIADALHIEAPAIPEPKPSADAPEQIDTVPFDQAIYTMVGDAQALQTWIDKIYERGYVAVDTETTGLDEMTVDLVGISLCVEAGEACYIPLIHKANRGGDLFGSDDLAEGQMGLEEALQMLTPMLEDPSILKIGQNMKYDAKIFAQIGITVAPIDDTMLMSYAMHAGIHGHGMDTLSERYLNHTPIPIKPLLGSGKSAITFDKVPLDQAVPYAAEDADITLRLWQQFKPALHRDQTTRVYETMERPLVPVLAQMERYGVKVDRDTLSRMSNAFAQKMAGLEDEIYTLVGRRFNVGSPAQVGEVLFEDMGLEGGKKGANGKYSTGADILEDLATEHDFPRRILDWRQLSKLKSTYTDALQDHINKDTGRVHTSYSITGASTGRLASTDPNLQNIPIRSEEGRRIREAFVAEEGRVLVALDYSQIELRLLAHIADIPELKQAFKDGLDIHAMTASEMFDVPMDEMTPDIRRQAKAINFGVIYGISGFGLARNLRIPRAEAQGFIDRYFERFPGIRTYMDKTKAFAKEHGYVQTLFGRKINTPEIASKGPRAGFAARAAINAPIQGTAADVIRRAMIRMPAAIEGMPAKMLLQVHDELLFEVDKGAEDALIKVARDVMENASDPVVKLDVKLSVDAGTGANWAEAH; via the coding sequence ATGGCATTCGGCAAAGGTCACCACCTCCATCTGATCGATGGCTCCGCGTTTATATTTCGGGCCTATCACGCCCTGCCTCCGCTGACGCGGAAATCCGACGGGTTGCCGATCGGCGCGGTTTCCGGCTTTTGCAATATGCTGCAACGTTATGTTGAAGGTAATGCAGGTGGGGACGTGACCCATGTTGCCGTAATCTTTGACAAAGGCTCCCATACCTTCCGCAACGAGATGTACGACCAGTACAAAGCCAATCGCGAAGCGATGCCAGAAGACCTCCGCCCGCAGATTCCGCTGACGCGTGAAGCCACCATCGCCTTCAACATCGCCTGCGAAGAAAAGGAAGGGTATGAGGCCGATGACATCATCGCAACTTTGGCCGTGCAGGCCCGCGAAGCCGGTGGCCGTTGCACCATCATCTCATCCGACAAGGACCTGATGCAGCTTGTCGGCGGCGGCGTAGAGATGTTCGATGCGATGAAGAACAACACCATCGATCGCGACGGCGTTCACGCCAAATTCGGCGTCTTTCCGGAACGGGTAGTAGATGTGCAGGCGCTTGCCGGCGATTCGGTTGATAATGTGCCCGGTGCGCCAGGAATCGGCATCAAAACCGCCGCATTGCTGATCAACGAATATGGTGATCTTGACGCCTTGCTTGAGCGGGCGAGCGAGATCAAGCAACCTAAGCGCCGTCAAACCCTGATCGACAACGCCGATCAAATTCGCCTGTCACGCCAATTGGTGCAACTGGATGAAAAGACGCCGCTGGACTTTACCCTTGATGATCTCGAAGTGCGTGAACCCGACCCGGAAAAACTGATGGAGTTCCTCTCCAAGATGGAATTCCGTACGCTGACAAAACGTATCGCCGACGCACTTCATATCGAAGCTCCGGCCATTCCCGAGCCAAAGCCAAGCGCCGATGCCCCCGAACAAATCGACACCGTTCCGTTCGATCAGGCCATCTATACGATGGTTGGCGATGCGCAGGCCCTGCAGACGTGGATCGATAAAATTTACGAACGCGGCTATGTCGCAGTAGACACTGAAACCACCGGCCTGGATGAGATGACAGTCGATCTGGTCGGTATTTCGCTTTGCGTTGAGGCCGGAGAAGCCTGCTACATCCCGCTGATCCACAAAGCCAACCGCGGCGGTGACCTGTTCGGCTCTGATGATCTGGCAGAGGGGCAGATGGGGCTGGAAGAAGCCCTGCAGATGCTCACGCCGATGCTTGAGGACCCATCCATCCTCAAGATTGGTCAGAACATGAAATATGATGCCAAAATCTTTGCACAGATCGGCATCACTGTCGCCCCTATCGATGACACCATGCTGATGAGCTATGCCATGCACGCCGGCATTCACGGTCATGGTATGGACACGCTGTCCGAGCGCTATCTCAACCACACCCCTATTCCGATCAAGCCGCTGCTTGGCTCCGGCAAATCTGCCATTACCTTTGACAAAGTACCGCTGGATCAGGCCGTGCCCTACGCCGCCGAAGATGCGGACATCACTCTGCGGCTTTGGCAACAGTTCAAACCCGCCCTGCACCGCGATCAAACCACCCGTGTCTATGAAACGATGGAACGTCCGCTGGTTCCCGTGCTGGCGCAGATGGAACGTTACGGCGTGAAGGTCGACCGTGACACACTGAGCCGTATGTCGAACGCATTCGCACAGAAAATGGCCGGTCTCGAAGATGAAATCTACACGCTTGTCGGTCGCCGTTTCAACGTAGGCTCCCCCGCTCAGGTAGGTGAAGTCCTGTTTGAAGACATGGGCCTTGAGGGCGGAAAGAAGGGCGCGAACGGAAAGTATTCTACCGGCGCCGACATTCTTGAAGACCTTGCAACCGAACATGATTTCCCGCGCCGAATTCTGGATTGGCGCCAACTGAGCAAGCTCAAATCAACCTACACAGACGCGTTACAAGACCATATCAACAAAGATACCGGCCGCGTTCATACCTCATATTCCATTACAGGCGCGTCCACTGGGCGCCTCGCCTCGACCGATCCAAACCTGCAAAACATCCCGATCCGCAGTGAGGAAGGCCGCCGCATCCGCGAGGCATTTGTGGCGGAAGAAGGCCGCGTATTGGTTGCGCTGGACTACTCCCAGATCGAGCTGCGCCTGCTGGCCCATATCGCCGATATTCCTGAACTCAAACAAGCATTCAAAGACGGGCTAGATATCCATGCCATGACCGCCTCCGAAATGTTTGATGTGCCAATGGACGAAATGACGCCCGATATCCGGCGTCAGGCCAAAGCGATTAATTTTGGCGTTATCTATGGCATTTCCGGTTTTGGCCTTGCTCGCAATCTGCGCATTCCACGGGCAGAAGCGCAGGGCTTTATCGACCGTTATTTTGAACGTTTCCCCGGCATCCGCACGTATATGGACAAGACCAAAGCCTTTGCGAAAGAGCATGGCTATGTCCAAACGCTATTTGGTCGCAAGATCAACACTCCTGAAATCGCCTCCAAGGGCCCGCGGGCCGGTTTTGCCGCCCGCGCCGCGATAAACGCGCCGATCCAAGGCACCGCCGCCGATGTGATCCGTCGTGCAATGATCCGGATGCCTGCCGCAATCGAAGGGATGCCCGCCAAGATGCTGCTGCAAGTCCACGATGAATTGCTGTTCGAGGTGGACAAGGGTGCTGAAGATGCTCTCATCAAAGTCGCACGCGACGTGATGGAGAACGCATCTGATCCTGTCGTGAAACTGGACGTGAAGCTGAGCGTGGATGCGGGCACTGGCGCGAACTGGGCTGAAGCGCACTAG
- a CDS encoding zinc-finger domain-containing protein, whose protein sequence is MTANAPETRIVNTFRVACDGGEGALGHPRVWLQIPADKGWVECGYCDCKFIHEDFEGKV, encoded by the coding sequence ATGACAGCGAACGCACCTGAAACCCGCATCGTAAATACATTCCGCGTGGCCTGTGACGGCGGCGAGGGTGCCTTAGGCCATCCGCGCGTCTGGCTGCAAATCCCCGCCGACAAAGGTTGGGTGGAATGTGGGTATTGCGATTGCAAGTTCATCCACGAAGACTTTGAAGGCAAAGTCTGA
- a CDS encoding DUF2798 domain-containing protein gives MIPARFAPIVFGLILSGLMSSIVSGIATFRALDAADAFLPAWTSAWLVSWGVAFPVVLVIAPVTRRLVALLVRPA, from the coding sequence ATGATCCCTGCACGTTTTGCGCCGATTGTGTTCGGCCTTATTCTGTCCGGCCTAATGTCCAGCATCGTTTCTGGCATTGCGACTTTTCGGGCGCTGGATGCGGCAGACGCGTTTCTGCCTGCTTGGACATCGGCATGGCTGGTTAGCTGGGGTGTGGCCTTTCCGGTCGTGTTGGTCATTGCACCTGTGACGCGCCGCCTTGTGGCGCTGCTGGTGCGTCCGGCTTAG
- a CDS encoding hydroxypyruvate isomerase family protein — protein sequence MKAAANLSHLWPELPYLDRFDAAAMAGFNGVEVLFPYDVAATETRRALVRGGLKMVLINAPPPNYTGGLRGFSAVEGAEERFAYDMRRAYRYAQELRVPMIHVMTGNAVGEEAKQRVISNLRLASKAAPEGITLTLEPLCPQSQPGYFLNDYALAAEIIAAVDAPNIRLQFDSFHAQMIHGDAVSVFKSYRDLIVHVQVGDAPDRSSPGSGTVDFNALFAVMRDTGYDGWVSGEYTPGPNTNATLDWMKLL from the coding sequence ATGAAAGCCGCGGCCAACCTTAGCCACTTGTGGCCCGAACTTCCCTATCTTGATCGTTTTGATGCAGCGGCAATGGCAGGTTTTAATGGGGTAGAGGTTTTGTTCCCATATGACGTCGCTGCGACGGAAACGCGCCGCGCATTGGTGCGCGGGGGATTGAAGATGGTGCTGATCAACGCACCGCCGCCCAATTACACTGGCGGGCTTCGCGGCTTTTCTGCGGTGGAAGGTGCCGAAGAGCGGTTCGCCTACGATATGCGCCGTGCGTATCGCTATGCGCAGGAATTGCGCGTACCAATGATCCACGTGATGACGGGAAATGCCGTGGGTGAGGAGGCAAAGCAGCGGGTCATCAGTAATCTACGATTGGCCAGTAAGGCTGCGCCAGAGGGAATTACTCTGACGTTAGAGCCACTTTGCCCGCAATCACAACCGGGGTATTTTCTGAATGATTACGCTCTGGCCGCCGAGATTATTGCCGCTGTAGACGCGCCAAATATACGGCTTCAGTTTGACAGTTTTCATGCGCAAATGATTCATGGGGACGCGGTCTCAGTGTTCAAATCTTACCGCGATTTGATCGTACATGTCCAAGTGGGCGACGCGCCGGACCGTAGTTCACCGGGTAGCGGCACTGTGGACTTTAACGCGCTTTTTGCCGTAATGCGTGACACAGGGTATGACGGCTGGGTAAGTGGAGAGTACACGCCCGGTCCGAATACAAACGCTACTCTTGATTGGATGAAGCTACTATGA